The DNA sequence GTCCTCCGTGACGGGGCGATCGATGTACTGCGCCTGCCCTCCTTCCCTCATGGGCGCCACGACGTTGTACCGAGCCACTCGGTTCGCCACGGAGCTGCCGTGGTCCTCCCGGACCAGATGCAGGCACAGATCGATGGCCGCCGCGCCGCCGGCCGAGGTCAGGATCCCGCGGTCGGCGACGTACAGCGGATTGGTGTCCAGGTCAACGGACGGGAAGAGCCGCCTGAACTGCTCGGCGTAGCGCCAGTGTGTCGCGGCCCGGTATCCCTCCAGCAGGCCGGCGGCCGCGAGAACGAACGACCCGGTGCACAGGGACACCATCCGAGCGCGACGCCGGGCCGCACGCAACGCCTCCGCGACAGAGGAGTCCACCGTGCCGTCCTCGAGCACGTCCGGGCAGCGGGTACCGGCGACGATCACGGTGTCGGCGTGTTCCAGCAGGGACAGGTCGCCCTGGGGAGTGACGCCGTACCCGCTCACCGTCGGCACCGCGGAGCCGTCCGGTGTGACGGTCCGCACCTCGTAGGCCGCGCTCCCCGCGCGGGTTTCGACCGCGGCCAGCATCTGGGCCGGGATGCTCAGGTCGAAGCCCACCACCGGTGCGAGGGCGAGAACCGTCACGTGATGAGGAGCCGCAACTGCCATGGCCCAATAGTTGCACATGATGGCCCTCGGGCCACTTCTGTGGTGCTCGTGAGGGGCAGAGAC is a window from the Streptomyces luomodiensis genome containing:
- a CDS encoding GlxA family transcriptional regulator, yielding MCNYWAMAVAAPHHVTVLALAPVVGFDLSIPAQMLAAVETRAGSAAYEVRTVTPDGSAVPTVSGYGVTPQGDLSLLEHADTVIVAGTRCPDVLEDGTVDSSVAEALRAARRRARMVSLCTGSFVLAAAGLLEGYRAATHWRYAEQFRRLFPSVDLDTNPLYVADRGILTSAGGAAAIDLCLHLVREDHGSSVANRVARYNVVAPMREGGQAQYIDRPVTEDAGTSTARARTLMTEHLGRQLSLKELAAHCHMSVRTFTRRFRQETGCSPAEWLASVRLKHARHLLESTELPVDDIAARTGMGSGTNLRQHMRTTLDTTPSAYRKAFRSATTAGTSPRP